A genomic segment from Gavia stellata isolate bGavSte3 chromosome 6, bGavSte3.hap2, whole genome shotgun sequence encodes:
- the SFRP4 gene encoding secreted frizzled-related protein 4: MLRALVAVSLWLRVSPRAQGAPCEAVRIPMCRSMPWNITRMPNHLHHSTQENAVLAIEQYEELVGTGCSPVLPFFLCAMYAPICTLEFLYDPIKPCRSVCQRARDGCEPIMRRYNHSWPESLACDDLPVYDRGVCISPEAIVTDLPEDVKWTDFTQGVLVPERPPEPDCRSRGQERCRCKKTKPTLSTYLAKNYSYIIHAKVKSIERGSCNEITTVVEVKDILKSSTPIPLSQVPLLTNSSCQCPPLQPKQDLLIMCYEWRSRLMLLDGCLVEKWKDQLNKRFKRWEQRLQEQKLRTARSKNQNAGRSGRSGAPKPSTKNTNPLVSGPKKAIKIRNGQKEINPKKV, from the exons atgctgcGCGCCTTGGTGGCGGTGTCCCTGTGGCTGCGGGTGAGCCCGCGGGCGCAGGGCGCGCCGTGCGAGGCGGTGCGCATCCCCATGTGCCGCTCCATGCCCTGGAACATCACCCGCATGCCCAACCACCTCCACCACAGCACCCAGGAAAACGCCGTCCTCGCCATCGAGCAGTACGAGGAGCTGGTGGGCACCGGCTGCAGCCCGGtcctccccttcttcctctgcGCCATGTACGCCCCCATCTGCACCCTGGAGTTCCTCTACGACCCCATCAAGCCGTGCCGCTCCGTCTGCCAGCGCGCCCGCGACGGCTGCGAGCCCATCATGCGCCGCTACAACCACAGCTGGCCCGAGAGCCTCGCCTGCGACGACCTCCCCGTCTACGACCGCGGCGTCTGCATCTCCCCCGAGGCCATCGTCACCGACCTGCCGGAGG ATGTGAAGTGGACGGACTTCACGCAGGGCGTGCTGGTGCCGGAGAGACCCCCGGAGCCCGACTGCAGGAGCCGCGGACAGG AGCGATGCAGGTGCAAAAAGACAAAGCCTACGTTGTCGACCTACCTGGCCAAGAACTACAGCTACA TCATTCACGCTAAAGTAAAAAGCATAGAAAGAGGGAGCTGCAACGAGATAACCACGGTGGTTGAAGTCAAAGACATACTCAAGTCTTCGACGCCAATTCCTCTGTCTCAAGTGCCTCTTCTTACAAATTCCTCCTGCCAGTGTCCACCTCTTCAACCGAAGCAGGATCTTCTCATCATGTGCTATGAATGGCGCTCAAG gTTGATGCTGCTTGATGGATGTCTAGTTGAAAAATGGAAGGATCAACTAAACAAAAGATTTAAG AGGTGGGAACAGAGACTGCAAGAACAAAAGCTGCGAACGGCCCGTAGTAAGAACCAGAATGCAGGACGCAGTGGTCGAAGTGGAGCCCCAAAGCCATCAACCAAGAACACCAACCCGCTGGTCAGTGGCCCCAAAAAGGccattaaaataagaaatggcCAGAAAGAAATCAACCCTAAAAAAGTGTGA